The sequence below is a genomic window from Methanocellales archaeon.
GCCGCTATAAACGAAATTATAGACTATGAGGGATGAAAAAATGAAGCACACTCTGTCAGTCTTGGTGGAGAACAAACCAGGTGTTTTAGCGAGAGTTGCAGGCCTTTTCTCCAGAAGAGGCTTTAACATAGATAGCTTGGCGGTTGGAGTGACCGAAAATCCAGAGATCTCACGAATGACGATAGTCGTAGAGGGTGACGATAGGGTCTTGGAACAAGTGACAAAACAATTAAATAAACTCATAGATACCATCAAGGTATCTGACCTAAAAGCAGAGGAATCCGTGGAAAGAGAGCTTGTGATGATCAAGGTGGTGGCCGAACCCAAGATGCGTTCCGAGATCATGCAAATCGCCGACATATTCCGGGCGAGGATCGTAGACGTCTCCCCGAAAACAATGATTATTGAGGTTACCGGCGATGAGACAAAGATCAACGCCATGGAATCTTTGCTAAAGCAGTTCGGGATCAAAGAATTGGCACGAACCGGAAAGGTCGCATTGACCAGAGGTCTGAAGAGCGTACAGGAGTGAAAACAACATGAGAATATACTATGATAAAGATGGAGATTTAAGTCTATTAAAGGATAAGACCATTGCCATTATCGGCTATGGCATCCAAGGAAGAGGGCAGTCTTTATGTCTGCGAGATTCAGGTTGCAAGGTAGTTATTTCAGAACTAGAAGGGGCCCCTAATTTCCAACAGGCCAAAAACGACGGATTTGTCCCTGTCCCAGCAGATGAGGCAGCAAAGAGTGCAGATATTATACAGATACTTACTCAGGACCATGTGCAGTCCAAAGTATATAAAGAGTCTATCGAGCCTGCCTTGAAAAAAGGTAAGGCCTTGTGTTTTTCGCACGGTTTTAATATCCATTTTAAACAGATAAAGCCACCTGAAAAAGTGGATGTGTTTATGGTTGCGCCTAAAGGCCCAGGGGCCTTGGTAAGAAAGATGTTTGAAGAAGGCAAAGGAGTTCCTTCCTTGGTTGCTGTATTTCAGGATGCTACAGGTAATGCCTTGAAATTGGCCCTGGCCTATGCCAAGGCACTAGGTGCAACTAGGGCAGGAGTCATCGAGACGACGTTTAAGGAAGAGACCGAGACCGATCTTTTCGGTGAACAAGTAGACTTGTGCGGAGGCGTAACAGAGATGATAAAGGCAGCATTTGAGACCTTGGTTGATGCGGGCTATCAGCCAGAGGTGGCATACTTTGAGTCGCTGCACGAGCTGAAATTGATCGTCGATTTGATTCATGAGGGTGGCTTATGTCATATGTGGGATTCCGTTTCTGACACGGCAGAATATGGGGGCCTTACCAGGGGAAAAAGGGTCATCAACGTCCAGTCCAAAGAAGCCATGCTGCAAATCCTGAGAGAGATACAGGATGGCACGTTCGCAGAGGAATGGATCAAAGAGAACAAGTCAAATCGACCTGTATTCAATGCCTTGAAGGCCAAAGATGCAGAGCATCAGATAGAGAAAGTTGGCAAAAAGCTCAGAGCCATGATGCCGTGGCTGAGGAAATGAAATAATCCTTTTATTAAAAATCCAAGAATAAGAATTGGATGCTCTTTGAATCCGTCTAAACCATTCAAAGGGTAGCATAGAGGCGCAAATATGGGGAGAGAGCAGACAATAGCATTCGCACTATTAACTGTAGTTTGCTTCATACTGGGTGGGGCCATCGGCTACTTTGTTGTAAAAGATAACCCAAATCCCTGTGAGATCACAGAAATGACGTATTATTACTCTGAATATTATGGGCGTTCTGACTGCCAAAGGGTTAAAGAGGACGGGACCATTCCAAAACTAAAAGATTTGGGCATCACTGTGGTCGAAGTTGAAATAAGGACAGAAGCTGATCTTGTAAAATACAATCTCCAGAGAGTGCCCACATTTGAAATAGAAAGAGAGCGTTACCCGGGCTATATGACATTTGAACAGCTAAAGCCACTGTTGAAGTGTCATTGAAGTTTATTGCTGAATCATAAATGAACGAATGATGGTGGATTTCTAAATGTCGCCAAGATGAACGAAGAAGAAAGTAATACATAAATAATTTAGTGTAGGAATTACTAAGGGA
It includes:
- the ilvN gene encoding acetolactate synthase small subunit — encoded protein: MKHTLSVLVENKPGVLARVAGLFSRRGFNIDSLAVGVTENPEISRMTIVVEGDDRVLEQVTKQLNKLIDTIKVSDLKAEESVERELVMIKVVAEPKMRSEIMQIADIFRARIVDVSPKTMIIEVTGDETKINAMESLLKQFGIKELARTGKVALTRGLKSVQE
- the ilvC gene encoding ketol-acid reductoisomerase; translation: MRIYYDKDGDLSLLKDKTIAIIGYGIQGRGQSLCLRDSGCKVVISELEGAPNFQQAKNDGFVPVPADEAAKSADIIQILTQDHVQSKVYKESIEPALKKGKALCFSHGFNIHFKQIKPPEKVDVFMVAPKGPGALVRKMFEEGKGVPSLVAVFQDATGNALKLALAYAKALGATRAGVIETTFKEETETDLFGEQVDLCGGVTEMIKAAFETLVDAGYQPEVAYFESLHELKLIVDLIHEGGLCHMWDSVSDTAEYGGLTRGKRVINVQSKEAMLQILREIQDGTFAEEWIKENKSNRPVFNALKAKDAEHQIEKVGKKLRAMMPWLRK